CTCTTGTTTCTTCAATGCTAGCGATCTCCCTTCCCATCATTTTGGCCAGTTTAACGCCCCATTCTACACATTCTCCATTGGATTTCGCCATTTCTCCATTTGGGAGGTAGAAATTGTCTTCCAGACCTACCCGGAAATTGCCTCCCATTGTACAGGCTATCGCTGCCAATTGCCATTGTTTGCGACTGATAGCGATTACCTGCCAGAACTTTCCATCGGGTACCTGGCTGATCTGGTGCATGAGATTTTGTGGAGTTGCTGGAATCCCTCCCATGACGCCCATTACCAAACTATAGCAGGCATTTTCAGGCAGCAGCCCCATATCTCTAAGCGGTTCAGCATTTCTTATATGTGCGGTATCGAAGCATTCCATTTCCGGAGTTGTGCCTGCTTCATTCATTACTTTGATTACGTATTGTAAGGTGTCAAAGGAATTTTCAAAAACCCCACTCCAGTGAAACTTCTTCTGGCGTTTGGAGTAAATGCCGTAATTCATACTTCCCATATTGAAAGCCGCCATATCTGGTCGGGTAGGGCCGATATGATTCATGCGATCCTCTTTGGAAAGTCCAATAGCCCCAGTCGAGAAATTGATAATGATATTGGGGCAGCGCTTCCTCACTTCCGCTTTGATCTCTTCGAAAACTTCTAATCTCCAGGAAGGAGCTCCATTGTCTTCTCGAGCATGGATATGAACGATGCTTGCTCCCGCATCCTGGGCTCTTTTTGCTTCTTCTCCCAGTTCTTTGGGCGTATAGGGAATATAGGGACAGTGGGCTCTGGTAGTAGCTGCGCCAGTGAGGGCGGCTGATAGTATGAGTTTTTTCATCTTATTTTTTCTTTTTGGTTCTTCCGCAGCTTTTTGGCGGCAAAAGCTGCCCAAAAACCGTCAAAATTCTAAAGCCTTCTCGCAGCCTGGCCCCGAACACCGAATTTTGATGACCAGCGCGCGAAGGAGTATGATTATTATTCGCCAGTCCAGTTGGGGGAGCGTTTTTCGCGGAAGGCTTTGAGGCCTTCTTGTCCGTCTTTGCTCATGATGGTTTGTTGGAGCATTTTCAGGAGGTATTTGTGTTGCTCGGCACTGGGCTGGATGTGGTCGTAGGCTTCGAGTCCTTTTCTGATCGCCAAGGGACTGTTTTGTTTTAACTCCTCGATGACACTATTTGAAGCCGTTTTGATTTCATCTGCTGATACGACCTGGGTCACAAGACCATATCTTTCTGCTTCTGCTACCGGCAAATTATAGCCTCTGATACACCAGTCCAGAACCTTGCGGGAAGGCATAACTTTCATCAAAGCCGCCATCACCTGAAAAGGATAAATACCCCTTCTTACCTCTGGTAAGCCAAACTTTACATCGTCCTGTGAGATCACAATATTACATCCTGCCAGGAAGAAGAATCCACCTGCATAAACATCCCCGGTAATCTTTGCAATGGTGGGTTTATATACTTTATTGAAGAGTTCTCCAATCAAGATGGTACCAGCCGGTTTTGGGATGGTCGAATCATTGGGTTCGACTAGTCCTGCCATGGCCTTTAGGTCTGCTCCTGCACAAAAAACATTGCCTTTCGCCTGAATCACTACCACCCAAATATCTTTCTGATAGTGAGCATATTGAAGAGCAAAAGCAATCTCATTTACCATTTGGGGATGCAGGGCGTTTTTCTTTTCAGCCCGATCCAGGGTAAGGGTCAGCACATGATCCCCTGTTTCGATTTCGATAAAGGCAAAGGTTTGTTTTGCGATTTCTGAGACTTGTCCTTTGGTGTATATATTCATTGTTTC
The nucleotide sequence above comes from Bacteroidia bacterium. Encoded proteins:
- a CDS encoding 3-keto-5-aminohexanoate cleavage protein, whose protein sequence is MKKLILSAALTGAATTRAHCPYIPYTPKELGEEAKRAQDAGASIVHIHAREDNGAPSWRLEVFEEIKAEVRKRCPNIIINFSTGAIGLSKEDRMNHIGPTRPDMAAFNMGSMNYGIYSKRQKKFHWSGVFENSFDTLQYVIKVMNEAGTTPEMECFDTAHIRNAEPLRDMGLLPENACYSLVMGVMGGIPATPQNLMHQISQVPDGKFWQVIAISRKQWQLAAIACTMGGNFRVGLEDNFYLPNGEMAKSNGECVEWGVKLAKMMGREIASIEETREMLQIPFRD
- a CDS encoding enoyl-CoA hydratase-related protein yields the protein MNIYTKGQVSEIAKQTFAFIEIETGDHVLTLTLDRAEKKNALHPQMVNEIAFALQYAHYQKDIWVVVIQAKGNVFCAGADLKAMAGLVEPNDSTIPKPAGTILIGELFNKVYKPTIAKITGDVYAGGFFFLAGCNIVISQDDVKFGLPEVRRGIYPFQVMAALMKVMPSRKVLDWCIRGYNLPVAEAERYGLVTQVVSADEIKTASNSVIEELKQNSPLAIRKGLEAYDHIQPSAEQHKYLLKMLQQTIMSKDGQEGLKAFREKRSPNWTGE